The Pseudomonas extremaustralis genome contains a region encoding:
- a CDS encoding ABC transporter substrate-binding protein produces MLLRTTALLAGLGFCALAQATSTHYPLTLENCGSTLTFQQAPARSVTIGQAATEMLYALGVGDTVVGTSLWFNNVLPSFKVQNDKIPRLADNEPSFEAVIAKRPQLVAAELEWVVGPQGVVGTREQFHELKIPTYLLPSDCEAKDNRVGADGTRLAPFRVETIYKGISQLAEIFDVPDRGRQLNAELQARLARSVATAQSKGLKQASALVWFSSAEMASDPYVAGHKGVPEFMLETLGLHNVVQSDEEWPAVGWETLAKANPTFLVIARMDRRRYPADDHEQKLAFLRSDPVTRNMDAVKHNRIIILDAMALQASVRTFDGLEQLAHAIDGYDLPK; encoded by the coding sequence ATGCTGCTACGCACCACCGCCCTGCTCGCCGGCCTGGGCTTCTGTGCCTTGGCCCAGGCGACCTCCACCCACTACCCGCTGACCCTCGAAAACTGCGGCAGCACCCTGACCTTCCAGCAGGCACCCGCACGCAGTGTGACCATCGGCCAGGCCGCCACCGAAATGCTCTATGCCTTGGGCGTGGGCGATACCGTGGTTGGCACCTCGCTGTGGTTCAACAACGTGTTGCCGTCGTTCAAGGTCCAGAACGACAAGATCCCGCGCCTGGCCGACAACGAGCCCAGCTTCGAAGCCGTCATCGCCAAGCGCCCGCAACTGGTGGCCGCCGAGCTGGAATGGGTGGTCGGCCCGCAAGGCGTGGTCGGTACCCGCGAGCAATTTCATGAGTTGAAAATCCCCACCTACCTGCTGCCCTCCGACTGCGAAGCCAAGGACAACCGGGTGGGCGCCGACGGCACGCGGCTGGCGCCGTTTCGCGTCGAGACGATCTATAAGGGCATCAGCCAGTTGGCCGAGATTTTCGACGTGCCGGATCGCGGCCGACAACTCAACGCCGAACTCCAGGCGCGCCTGGCCCGGTCCGTGGCCACCGCGCAGAGCAAGGGCCTCAAGCAAGCCAGCGCGCTGGTGTGGTTCTCCAGCGCCGAGATGGCCAGCGACCCGTACGTGGCCGGCCACAAGGGTGTCCCCGAATTCATGCTCGAGACCCTGGGCCTGCACAACGTGGTGCAGTCCGATGAAGAGTGGCCCGCCGTCGGCTGGGAAACCCTCGCCAAAGCCAACCCGACGTTCCTGGTGATCGCGCGCATGGACCGCCGTCGCTACCCGGCCGACGACCACGAACAGAAACTCGCCTTCCTGCGCAGCGACCCGGTGACCCGCAACATGGACGCGGTCAAACACAACCGCATCATCATCCTCGACGCCATGGCCCTGCAGGCCAGCGTGCGCACCTTCGATGGCCTGGAACAACTGGCGCACGCCATCGACGGCTACGACCTGCCGAAATGA
- a CDS encoding aldehyde dehydrogenase family protein: MNAITHQTHALSINPANGETVGSYPYETAAQLNAALDRATVAFRTWRRQPVSQRAELLLALAGALRDQAEAMAQMITLEMGKPIAQARAEIEKCAQLSEWYAAHGPAMLAPEPTLVDNGSAQIEYRPLGPILAVMPWNFPVWQVLRGAVPTLLAGNTYVLKHAPNVMGSAYLMKAAFQKAGFPEGLFEVINVTTDGVSSAIADPRIAAVTLTGSVRAGMAIGSQAGAALKKCVLELGGSDPFIVLNDADLDAAVQAAVIGRFQNSGQVCAAAKRLIIEEGVVQAFTAKFVEASRALVMGEPTSTDTYVGPMARFDLRDELHGQVQATLAEGATLLLGGDKVPGAGNYYAPTVLADVTDQMTSFRQELFGPVASIITARDADHAVALANDSEFGLTASIFTSDPAKAGEIANQLETGGIFVNAFSVSDPRVAFGGVKKSGFGRELSHFGVREFCNAQTVWLNRK, from the coding sequence ATGAACGCGATCACCCACCAGACCCACGCCCTGTCGATCAACCCCGCCAATGGCGAAACGGTCGGCAGCTACCCTTACGAAACCGCCGCCCAACTGAACGCCGCCCTCGACCGCGCCACCGTCGCCTTCCGCACCTGGCGCCGCCAGCCGGTGAGCCAGCGCGCCGAATTACTGCTGGCCCTGGCCGGCGCCTTGCGCGATCAAGCCGAAGCGATGGCGCAGATGATCACTCTGGAAATGGGCAAACCCATCGCCCAGGCCCGTGCCGAAATCGAGAAATGCGCACAACTGAGCGAATGGTACGCCGCCCACGGCCCGGCCATGCTCGCCCCGGAACCGACCCTGGTGGACAACGGCAGCGCACAGATCGAATACCGCCCACTGGGCCCGATCCTCGCCGTGATGCCGTGGAACTTCCCGGTGTGGCAAGTGCTGCGCGGCGCCGTGCCGACCCTGCTCGCCGGCAACACCTACGTGCTCAAACACGCGCCAAACGTGATGGGCAGCGCCTACCTGATGAAAGCCGCGTTTCAAAAAGCCGGTTTCCCTGAAGGCCTGTTCGAAGTCATCAACGTGACCACCGACGGCGTGTCCAGCGCCATCGCCGACCCACGCATCGCTGCCGTCACCCTCACCGGCAGCGTGCGCGCCGGCATGGCCATCGGCTCCCAGGCCGGTGCCGCGCTGAAAAAATGCGTGCTGGAACTGGGCGGCTCCGACCCGTTCATCGTGCTCAACGACGCCGACCTCGACGCCGCCGTGCAAGCCGCCGTCATCGGGCGCTTCCAGAACAGCGGCCAAGTCTGCGCCGCCGCCAAGCGCCTGATCATCGAGGAAGGCGTGGTGCAAGCCTTTACCGCCAAATTCGTCGAAGCCAGCCGCGCCCTGGTGATGGGTGAGCCGACTTCGACCGACACCTACGTCGGCCCGATGGCGCGCTTCGACCTGCGCGACGAACTGCACGGCCAGGTCCAGGCCACCCTGGCAGAAGGCGCGACCCTGCTGCTGGGCGGCGACAAAGTGCCCGGCGCCGGTAACTACTATGCGCCCACCGTACTGGCAGACGTCACCGACCAGATGACCTCGTTCAGACAGGAGCTGTTCGGCCCCGTGGCCTCGATCATCACCGCCCGCGATGCCGACCACGCCGTGGCCCTGGCCAACGACAGCGAGTTCGGCCTCACCGCGAGCATCTTCACCAGCGACCCGGCCAAGGCAGGCGAAATTGCCAACCAGCTGGAAACCGGCGGGATCTTCGTCAATGCCTTCAGCGTGTCCGACCCTCGGGTGGCGTTCGGTGGCGTGAAGAAGAGCGGGTTCGGCCGCGAGTTGTCGCACTTTGGCGTGCGCGAATTCTGCAATGCGCAGACGGTGTGGCTCAACCGCAAGTAA
- the ptrR gene encoding putrescine utilization regulator PtrR, which yields MDLVQLEIFKAVAEQGSISAAAQLIHRVPSNLTTRIKQLEQDLGVELFIRERSRLRLSPAGWNFLGYARRILDLVQEARATVAGEEPQGAFALGSLESTAAVRIPALLAAYNQKHTKVELDLSTGPSGTMIEGVLSGRLAAAFVDGPVLHATLEGVAVFEEEMVVIAPLHHAPITRGQDVNGQNIYTFRSNCSYRHHFERWFAQDGAVPGKIFEIESYHGMLACVSAGAGLALMPRSMLESMPGFAAVSVWPLMDSFRILHTWLIWRRGTVSQSLNSFVTLLEEHGLCRSELAREGR from the coding sequence TTGGATCTGGTGCAGCTGGAAATCTTCAAGGCCGTTGCCGAGCAAGGCAGCATCAGCGCCGCCGCGCAGCTGATTCATCGCGTGCCGTCGAACCTGACCACGCGCATCAAGCAACTGGAGCAGGACTTGGGTGTGGAGCTGTTTATCCGCGAGAGAAGCCGCCTGCGCCTGTCGCCGGCCGGGTGGAATTTCCTCGGCTATGCGCGACGCATCCTCGACCTGGTGCAGGAAGCCCGCGCCACGGTGGCGGGGGAAGAGCCCCAGGGCGCCTTTGCCCTCGGTTCGCTGGAGAGTACGGCGGCGGTGCGCATCCCCGCGCTGCTGGCGGCATACAATCAGAAACACACCAAGGTCGAGTTGGACCTGAGCACCGGACCGTCCGGGACGATGATCGAAGGCGTGTTGTCAGGGCGCCTGGCGGCGGCATTCGTCGACGGGCCGGTGTTGCACGCGACCCTGGAGGGCGTGGCGGTGTTCGAGGAAGAGATGGTGGTGATTGCGCCGTTGCATCACGCGCCGATCACACGAGGGCAGGATGTGAATGGGCAGAACATTTATACATTCCGTTCGAACTGCTCGTACCGGCATCACTTCGAACGCTGGTTCGCACAGGACGGCGCGGTGCCGGGCAAGATCTTCGAGATCGAGTCTTACCACGGTATGTTGGCGTGTGTCAGCGCCGGCGCCGGCCTGGCGCTGATGCCACGCAGCATGCTGGAAAGCATGCCGGGGTTTGCGGCGGTGAGCGTGTGGCCGCTGATGGACAGTTTCCGCATCCTGCACACCTGGTTGATCTGGCGGCGGGGCACAGTGTCACAGAGCCTCAACAGCTTCGTAACCCTGCTGGAAGAACACGGCCTCTGCAGGAGCGAGCTTGCTCGCGAAGGTCGTTAA
- a CDS encoding amino acid aminotransferase — protein MSLFSAVEMAPRDPILGLNEAFNADTRTTKVNLGVGVYCNEEGKIPLLRAVAEAEAIRVAQHAARGYLPIDGIVAYDQAVQKLLFGAESPLLSAGRVITAQAVGGTGALKIGADFLKQLLPNAVVAISDPSWENHQALFEKAGFPVQTYRYYDAATHDVNRAGLLEDLNALPPQSIVVLHACCHNPTGVDLSPADWQNVLEVVKAKNLVPFLDMAYQGFGDGIHEDAAAVRLFAESGLTFFVSSSFSKSFSLYGERVGALSIVSESKEESARILSQVKRVIRTNYSNPPTHGAAIVAAVLNNPELRAQWEAELAEMRLRIRGMREQMVAELAKAAPGHDFSFVGRQRGMFSYSGLTIEQVTRLRTEFGIYALDTGRICVAALNQSNIGAVTKAIVQVL, from the coding sequence ATGAGCCTGTTCTCCGCTGTCGAAATGGCACCACGCGATCCAATCCTGGGCCTCAACGAAGCATTCAACGCCGATACACGAACCACCAAGGTCAACCTTGGCGTGGGCGTTTACTGCAACGAGGAGGGGAAGATTCCACTCTTGCGTGCCGTTGCCGAAGCGGAAGCCATTCGCGTGGCGCAACACGCCGCCCGTGGCTACCTGCCGATCGACGGTATCGTCGCCTATGACCAGGCGGTGCAGAAACTGTTGTTCGGCGCGGAATCGCCCCTGCTGAGCGCCGGCCGCGTGATCACCGCGCAAGCCGTCGGCGGCACCGGCGCGCTGAAAATCGGCGCGGACTTCCTCAAGCAACTGCTGCCCAACGCCGTCGTCGCCATCAGCGACCCAAGCTGGGAAAACCACCAGGCACTGTTCGAAAAAGCCGGCTTCCCGGTGCAGACCTACCGCTACTACGACGCCGCCACCCACGACGTCAACCGCGCCGGTCTGCTCGAAGACCTCAACGCCCTGCCGCCACAGTCCATCGTGGTGCTGCACGCCTGCTGCCATAACCCGACCGGCGTCGACCTGAGCCCGGCCGACTGGCAAAACGTGCTGGAAGTGGTCAAGGCGAAAAACCTGGTGCCGTTCCTCGACATGGCCTACCAGGGCTTTGGCGACGGCATCCACGAAGACGCGGCGGCCGTGCGCCTGTTCGCGGAATCGGGCCTGACGTTCTTTGTCTCGAGCTCGTTCTCCAAGTCGTTCTCGCTGTATGGCGAACGGGTGGGTGCGCTGTCGATCGTCAGCGAATCCAAGGAAGAAAGCGCGCGCATCCTGTCCCAGGTCAAGCGTGTGATCCGCACCAACTACTCCAACCCGCCGACCCATGGCGCGGCGATCGTGGCAGCGGTCCTCAACAACCCTGAGCTGCGCGCCCAATGGGAAGCCGAACTGGCTGAGATGCGTCTGCGCATCCGTGGCATGCGCGAGCAGATGGTCGCTGAACTGGCCAAGGCTGCGCCGGGCCATGACTTCAGCTTTGTCGGTCGCCAACGTGGGATGTTCTCCTACTCCGGCCTGACCATTGAGCAAGTCACCCGCTTGCGCACCGAGTTCGGCATCTACGCCCTCGACACCGGCCGCATCTGCGTGGCGGCGTTGAACCAGTCGAACATTGGTGCGGTAACAAAGGCGATCGTTCAGGTTCTATAA
- the uvrB gene encoding excinuclease ABC subunit UvrB, which translates to MSDFQLVTRFEPAGDQPEAIRQMVEGIEAGLSHQTLLGVTGSGKTFSIANVIAQINRPTLVLAPNKTLAAQLYGEFKAFFPNNAVEYFVSYYDYYQPEAYVPSSDTFIEKDASINDHIEQMRLSATKALLERKDAIIVTTVSCIYGLGSPETYLKMVLHVDRGDKLDQRELLRRLTSLQYTRNDMDFARATFRVRGDVIDIYPAESDLEAIRIELFDDEVESLSAFDPLTGEVIRKLPRFTFYPKSHYVTPRETLMGAIEGIKVELAERLEYLRANNKLVEAQRLEQRTRFDLEMILELGYCNGIENYSRYLSGRESGAAPPTLYDYLPDDALLVIDESHVSVPQVGAMYKGDRSRKETLVEYGFRLPSALDNRPMRFDEWERISPQTIFVSATPGNYEAEHAGRVIEQVVRPTGLVDPEIEIRPALTQVDDLLSEISKRVALDERVLVTTLTKRMSEDLTDYLADHGVRVRYLHSDIDTVERVEIIRDLRLGTFDVLVGINLLREGLDMPEVSLVAILDADKEGFLRSERSLIQTIGRAARNLNGRAILYADRITGSMERAIGETQRRRDKQIAFNLENGITPKGVFKDVADIMEGATVPGSRSKKRKGMAKAAEESAKYENELRSPSEITKRIRQLEEKMYQLARDLEFEAAAQTRDEIGKLRERLLAV; encoded by the coding sequence ATGTCGGATTTCCAGCTCGTCACCCGCTTTGAACCCGCCGGCGATCAGCCCGAAGCGATCCGCCAGATGGTCGAAGGCATCGAGGCGGGCTTGTCGCACCAGACCCTGCTCGGGGTGACCGGTTCGGGCAAGACGTTCAGCATCGCCAACGTGATCGCGCAGATCAACCGTCCGACCCTGGTGCTGGCGCCGAACAAGACCCTGGCCGCGCAGTTGTACGGTGAGTTCAAGGCGTTCTTCCCGAATAACGCGGTGGAGTACTTCGTTTCCTACTACGACTACTACCAGCCCGAAGCCTATGTGCCGTCCTCCGATACCTTTATCGAGAAGGATGCGTCGATCAACGACCATATCGAGCAGATGCGCCTGTCGGCGACCAAGGCGCTGCTGGAGCGCAAGGACGCGATCATCGTCACCACGGTGTCGTGTATCTATGGCCTGGGCAGCCCGGAAACCTATTTGAAGATGGTGCTGCACGTCGACCGCGGCGACAAACTCGACCAGCGCGAACTGCTGCGTCGCCTGACGAGCCTGCAGTACACCCGCAACGACATGGACTTCGCCCGCGCCACCTTCCGCGTGCGCGGCGATGTGATCGACATCTACCCGGCCGAATCCGACCTGGAAGCGATCCGCATCGAACTGTTCGACGATGAAGTCGAGAGCCTGTCGGCCTTCGACCCATTGACCGGCGAGGTGATCCGCAAACTGCCGCGCTTCACCTTCTATCCGAAAAGCCACTACGTGACCCCGCGCGAAACCCTGATGGGCGCCATCGAAGGCATCAAAGTCGAACTGGCCGAGCGCCTCGAATACCTGCGCGCCAACAACAAGCTGGTGGAAGCCCAGCGCCTGGAGCAGCGCACCCGTTTCGACCTGGAGATGATCCTGGAACTGGGCTACTGCAACGGCATCGAAAACTACTCGCGCTACCTCTCGGGCCGCGAATCCGGCGCGGCGCCGCCGACGCTCTACGACTACCTGCCGGACGACGCGCTGCTGGTGATCGACGAATCCCACGTCAGCGTGCCGCAAGTGGGCGCCATGTATAAGGGCGACCGCTCGCGTAAAGAAACTCTGGTGGAATATGGCTTCCGCCTGCCGTCGGCGCTGGACAACCGGCCGATGCGCTTCGACGAATGGGAGCGCATCAGCCCGCAGACCATCTTCGTGTCGGCCACGCCCGGCAACTACGAGGCCGAACATGCCGGCCGCGTGATCGAGCAAGTGGTGCGCCCCACTGGCCTGGTGGACCCGGAAATCGAAATTCGCCCGGCGCTGACCCAGGTCGACGATTTGCTCTCGGAAATCAGCAAGCGCGTGGCCCTGGACGAGCGCGTGCTGGTCACCACGCTGACCAAACGCATGTCCGAAGACTTGACCGACTACCTGGCCGACCACGGCGTGCGCGTGCGCTACCTGCACTCGGATATCGACACCGTGGAGCGGGTGGAAATCATCCGCGACTTGCGCCTGGGCACGTTCGATGTGCTGGTGGGGATCAACCTGCTGCGCGAAGGCCTGGATATGCCGGAAGTCTCGCTGGTGGCGATCCTCGATGCGGACAAGGAGGGGTTCCTGCGCTCCGAGCGCTCGCTGATCCAGACCATCGGCCGGGCGGCGCGTAACCTCAACGGTCGGGCGATTCTCTACGCGGACCGCATCACCGGGTCCATGGAGCGGGCGATCGGCGAGACCCAGCGCCGTCGCGACAAGCAGATTGCCTTCAACCTGGAAAATGGCATTACGCCCAAAGGTGTGTTCAAGGACGTCGCCGACATCATGGAAGGCGCCACCGTGCCCGGCTCGCGCAGCAAGAAGCGCAAGGGCATGGCCAAGGCGGCCGAGGAAAGCGCCAAATACGAAAACGAACTGCGCTCGCCGAGTGAGATCACCAAGCGGATTCGGCAGTTGGAAGAGAAGATGTACCAACTGGCGCGGGATCTGGAGTTTGAGGCGGCGGCGCAGACGCGCGATGAGATCGGCAAGTTGCGTGAGCGCCTGTTGGCGGTGTGA
- a CDS encoding MDR family MFS transporter encodes MAGDQLLRPVGEPTRRDWIAVMSVMLGAFMAVLDIQITNSSLKDIQGALSATLEEGSWISTSYLVAEIIMIPLTAWLVQLLSARRLAVWVSAGFLIASLMCSMAWSLESMIVFRALQGFTGGALIPLAFTLTLIKLPEHHRAKGMAMFAMTATFAPSIGPTIGGWLTENWGWEYIFYINVPPGLLMIAGLLYGLEKKAPHWELLKSTDYTGIVTLAIGLGCLQVFLEEGHRKDWLESNLIVSLGSVALLSLITFVIVQVSKPNPLINLGILANRNFGLSSISSLGMGVGLYGSIYLLPLYLAQIQNYNALQIGEVIMWMGIPQLFLIPLVPKLMKYVSPKWLYALGFGLFGLASFSSGVLNPDFAGSQFNQIQIIRALGQPLIMVTISLIATAYIQPQDAGSASSLFNILRNLGGAIGIALLATLLDARTKTYFDYLREAIVPTNPQVAQRLATLTETLGNETAALGKLSEIAHQQAQIMAYNDAFHFVGLALGVSMIAVLLTKALPAGLKAGESH; translated from the coding sequence ATGGCCGGTGATCAACTGCTGCGCCCGGTCGGCGAACCGACCCGGCGCGACTGGATCGCGGTAATGAGCGTGATGCTCGGCGCCTTCATGGCGGTGCTCGACATCCAGATCACCAACTCATCGCTCAAGGATATCCAGGGTGCGCTGTCGGCCACCCTGGAAGAAGGCTCGTGGATTTCCACCTCCTACCTTGTGGCCGAAATCATCATGATCCCCCTCACCGCCTGGCTGGTGCAGTTGCTCTCGGCACGGCGCCTGGCGGTATGGGTGTCAGCGGGGTTCCTGATCGCCTCGCTGATGTGCTCCATGGCCTGGAGCCTGGAAAGCATGATTGTGTTCCGCGCCCTGCAAGGGTTTACCGGCGGCGCGCTGATCCCCCTGGCATTCACCCTTACCCTGATCAAGCTGCCCGAGCATCACCGCGCCAAAGGCATGGCGATGTTTGCCATGACCGCCACCTTCGCGCCGTCCATCGGCCCGACCATCGGCGGCTGGCTCACGGAAAACTGGGGTTGGGAATACATCTTCTATATCAACGTACCGCCCGGGCTGCTGATGATCGCCGGGCTGCTCTACGGCCTGGAAAAAAAGGCGCCACACTGGGAACTGCTGAAAAGCACCGACTACACCGGCATCGTCACCTTGGCCATCGGCTTAGGCTGCTTGCAGGTGTTTCTGGAAGAAGGCCACCGCAAGGACTGGCTCGAATCGAACCTGATCGTCAGCCTGGGCAGCGTCGCCCTGCTCAGCCTGATCACCTTTGTGATCGTGCAAGTGTCCAAACCCAACCCGCTGATCAACCTCGGCATCCTGGCCAATCGTAACTTTGGCCTGTCGAGCATCTCCAGTCTTGGCATGGGCGTGGGGTTGTATGGCTCGATCTATCTGTTGCCGCTGTACCTGGCGCAGATCCAGAACTACAACGCGCTGCAGATCGGCGAAGTGATCATGTGGATGGGCATTCCTCAGCTATTCCTGATCCCGCTGGTGCCGAAACTGATGAAATACGTGTCGCCCAAATGGCTATACGCCCTGGGATTTGGCCTGTTCGGCCTGGCGAGTTTTTCCTCGGGGGTGCTCAACCCGGATTTTGCCGGCAGCCAGTTCAACCAGATCCAGATCATCCGCGCCCTCGGGCAACCGCTGATCATGGTGACCATCTCGCTGATCGCCACCGCCTACATCCAGCCTCAGGACGCAGGGTCGGCGTCGAGCCTGTTCAATATCCTGCGCAACCTCGGCGGTGCCATCGGCATTGCGCTGCTGGCGACCTTGCTGGATGCGCGGACCAAGACCTACTTCGATTATTTACGTGAAGCGATCGTGCCGACCAACCCGCAGGTGGCGCAGCGCCTGGCGACCTTGACCGAAACGCTTGGCAACGAGACGGCGGCCCTGGGCAAGCTCAGTGAAATTGCCCACCAGCAGGCGCAGATCATGGCCTACAACGATGCGTTTCACTTTGTCGGGTTGGCACTGGGGGTAAGCATGATTGCGGTGTTGTTGACCAAGGCGTTGCCGGCGGGGCTCAAGGCGGGGGAGAGTCATTGA
- a CDS encoding HlyD family secretion protein, with protein sequence MPAPLKRRLFIFVFIVSLIALGFFAHWFFKGRFYESTDNAYVQGEITRVSSQLGARIADVKVGDNEHVQKGQLLVKLEDDDFHLAVDRANAALAMREAERTQAQSKLTQQASLIAAGEAKVASSQASLGRSQIDLSRAQTLRKPGYVSEERVTTLSADNHIARSQVSMAQADLQGQRQQVNALNAEIKRLDALIANARTDLAQAELNLTRSEIHAPISGLVGQRAARNGQYVQAGAYLLSIVPDQDIWIQANFKETQIGHMQPGQKAELTFDAYSDTPIEARVDSLFAASGAQFSLLPPDNATGNFTKVVQRIPVKLTFAADNPLKGKIRPGMSVTVKVNIKDQPDGR encoded by the coding sequence ATGCCTGCCCCACTCAAACGCCGCCTGTTTATCTTTGTGTTTATCGTGAGCCTGATCGCCCTGGGGTTCTTCGCCCATTGGTTTTTCAAGGGCCGCTTCTATGAAAGCACTGACAACGCCTATGTGCAGGGCGAAATCACCCGCGTGTCCAGCCAGCTCGGCGCGCGCATCGCCGACGTGAAAGTGGGCGATAACGAGCACGTGCAAAAAGGCCAGTTGCTGGTGAAGCTCGAAGACGATGATTTCCACCTGGCCGTGGACCGCGCCAACGCCGCCCTGGCCATGCGCGAAGCCGAACGCACCCAGGCGCAGAGCAAGCTGACCCAGCAAGCCAGCCTGATCGCCGCCGGTGAAGCCAAGGTAGCGTCCAGCCAAGCCAGCCTGGGGCGCTCGCAGATCGACCTGTCCCGCGCACAGACCCTGCGCAAACCCGGCTACGTCTCGGAAGAACGGGTGACCACCCTCTCCGCCGACAACCACATCGCCCGCTCCCAAGTGAGCATGGCCCAGGCAGACCTCCAGGGGCAGCGCCAGCAGGTCAACGCCCTGAATGCCGAAATCAAGCGCCTCGACGCACTGATCGCCAATGCCAGAACCGACCTGGCCCAAGCCGAGCTGAACCTGACCCGCAGCGAAATCCACGCGCCCATCAGCGGCCTGGTCGGCCAGCGCGCCGCCCGCAACGGCCAGTACGTGCAGGCCGGCGCCTACCTGCTGTCGATCGTCCCCGACCAGGACATCTGGATCCAGGCCAACTTCAAGGAAACCCAGATCGGCCACATGCAGCCTGGGCAAAAAGCCGAGTTGACCTTCGACGCCTACAGCGACACGCCGATCGAGGCGCGGGTCGACAGCCTGTTCGCGGCCTCCGGTGCGCAGTTCAGCCTGTTGCCGCCGGACAATGCCACCGGCAACTTCACCAAGGTCGTACAGCGTATTCCGGTAAAGCTGACGTTTGCGGCGGATAACCCGTTGAAGGGCAAGATCCGCCCCGGCATGTCCGTCACCGTCAAAGTGAACATCAAAGACCAGCCTGATGGCCGGTGA
- the gltX gene encoding glutamate--tRNA ligase: MTTVRTRIAPSPTGDPHVGTAYIALFNYCFAKQHGGEFILRIEDTDQLRSTRESEQQIFDALRWLGITWSEGPDVGGPHGPYRQSERSDIYKQYTQQLVDMGHAFPCFCTAEELDQMRAEQQARGETPRYDGRALLLSKEEVAARLAAGEPHVIRMKVPSEGVCVVPDMLRGDVEIPWDRMDMQVLMKTDGLPTYFLANVVDDHLMGITHVLRGEEWLPSAPKLILLYEYFGWEQPQLCYMPLLRNPDKSKLSKRKNPTSVTFYERMGFMPEAMLNYLGRMGWSMPDEREKFSLQEMVDNFDLSRVSLGGPIFDIEKLSWLNGQWLRDLPVQEFASRVQQWALNPEYMMKIAPLVQGRVETFSQVAPLASFFFAGGVNPDAKLFESKKLSGDQVRQLMQLILWKLESLRQWEKDTITATIQAVVESLELKLRDAMPLMFAAITGQASSVSVLDAMEILGPDLTRFRLRQALDLLGGVSKKENKEWEKLLGTIA, encoded by the coding sequence ATGACCACCGTCCGCACGCGCATCGCGCCATCGCCTACTGGGGACCCCCACGTCGGTACTGCCTACATCGCTTTGTTCAACTACTGCTTTGCCAAGCAGCACGGCGGTGAATTCATCCTGCGGATCGAAGACACCGACCAACTGCGTTCGACCCGCGAGTCTGAACAGCAGATTTTCGATGCCCTGCGCTGGCTCGGCATTACCTGGTCGGAAGGTCCTGACGTCGGCGGCCCCCATGGCCCGTATCGCCAGAGCGAGCGCAGCGACATCTATAAGCAGTACACCCAGCAACTGGTCGACATGGGCCATGCGTTCCCGTGCTTCTGCACCGCCGAAGAGCTGGACCAGATGCGCGCCGAGCAACAGGCCCGTGGCGAGACCCCGCGCTACGATGGCCGCGCGCTGTTGCTGTCGAAAGAAGAAGTGGCCGCGCGCCTGGCTGCCGGCGAGCCCCATGTGATCCGCATGAAGGTGCCGAGCGAAGGCGTGTGCGTGGTGCCGGACATGCTGCGCGGTGACGTCGAGATCCCGTGGGACCGCATGGACATGCAAGTGCTGATGAAGACCGACGGCCTGCCGACGTACTTCCTGGCCAACGTGGTCGACGATCACCTGATGGGCATCACCCACGTGCTGCGCGGCGAAGAATGGCTGCCATCGGCCCCGAAACTGATCCTGCTCTACGAATACTTCGGCTGGGAACAGCCGCAGCTGTGCTACATGCCGCTGCTGCGTAACCCGGACAAGAGCAAGCTGTCCAAGCGCAAGAACCCGACTTCGGTGACGTTCTACGAGCGCATGGGCTTCATGCCTGAAGCGATGCTCAACTACCTGGGCCGCATGGGCTGGTCGATGCCGGACGAGCGCGAGAAGTTCTCGCTGCAGGAAATGGTCGATAACTTCGACCTGTCCCGCGTGTCGCTGGGCGGGCCGATCTTCGATATCGAGAAGCTGTCGTGGCTCAACGGCCAGTGGCTGCGTGATTTGCCGGTGCAGGAGTTCGCCAGCCGCGTGCAGCAGTGGGCGCTGAACCCTGAGTACATGATGAAGATCGCGCCGCTGGTGCAGGGCAGGGTGGAGACATTCAGCCAGGTCGCACCGCTGGCCAGTTTCTTCTTTGCCGGTGGCGTGAACCCGGACGCCAAGCTGTTCGAATCCAAGAAACTCTCCGGCGATCAGGTTCGCCAACTGATGCAGTTGATCCTGTGGAAGCTCGAAAGCCTGCGCCAGTGGGAGAAGGACACCATCACCGCGACGATTCAGGCGGTGGTCGAATCCCTGGAACTGAAGCTGCGCGATGCCATGCCGCTGATGTTTGCCGCCATCACCGGGCAGGCCAGTTCGGTGTCGGTCCTCGATGCGATGGAAATCCTCGGCCCGGACCTTACGCGTTTCCGTCTGCGCCAAGCCCTTGATTTGCTTGGCGGTGTGTCGAAGAAAGAAAACAAAGAGTGGGAAAAGCTGCTGGGCACTATTGCCTGA